DNA sequence from the Dunckerocampus dactyliophorus isolate RoL2022-P2 chromosome 4, RoL_Ddac_1.1, whole genome shotgun sequence genome:
TGCACTGCTATGTGTCGGGGCttttctcttcctcctcctcttcctccgctacctcttcctcttcctccacaaCACAAGTTTGCGAGTAGGAAGTGTCCCCCTCCTCTGctacctcctcttcctccgccACCTGCTCGTCCAAGGGGATCTCGGTAGATTCCGAGTCCTGCGTGCAGAGTGTTTTTGAGTCCGTACagctgttttcctcctcctcctcctcctcttcctcctcctcctcctcctcctcctctggctGGCTGCCGCTGTCTTTCTCCGTGTCCGACTCGCCGTCCTCCTCCAGCGTGAGCTCGAACTGGAACTTGTCCCCTACCGGGTGCCGGCTGCCGTCCTCAGGTTCTTCCAAGGCGGGGGAGGGGCTTTGGGGGATGGTGCTTTGGTACCACTCCCTGTTGTCCTCCAACATGTCCAATATGTCCTGGGCGTCCGGGTGCACCAGGTCGGCCCACGTCTCCCACAAGGGGTGAACGATGTAGTCGATGAAACCGACCTGCACGGGGACGCGGGAGACAGGGACATTTATGACGGATGGTTggattaaagcaggggtgtccaaactttcacgtactgaaaaatgaaaggatgcaaggcccaCTTTGATGTAGATGTGCTAAAAAGTTGAATATTTTCCAAGACGTCGGCGAAAAAGCCTGCAgtctgtgttctttttttttctcacttttgcTTCTTTTAAAATTTTACAAATACTTCAAccttcttctgaaataatctttgtaaatgttcttatcgtaatattatgactttatttccagaatgttttgacttcattcccgtaaAATGATAACGTTCACCCCAACCTAATTCCCCagatattacagctttatttcgttttgttttttctttcatatgtCAGCTCtatgatgctactaaaatgacattacagtatttttgctcataatatgaCACCTTATCCTCGTGGAATTGTgagttttctcttttttcttgtaatatttggactttatgcttataaaattacagctgttgttgttgtttattttgttatatttcccaactgtttcaactttcttcctgtaatttttctttttttaaatctcgTAATtatgccataatattttgcctttacagtcatccctcacatattgcattttttcataaACTAATTACTTAATAGTTAATTATGAAGTTTATCTATATAGTTTATTATCGTTAATCTATAAAGCTAATTACTtacttaataaatgattgcttttttgtggtagactatgttCTATTATTAGCCAAAGCATACTGAAATATAAATGATgagtagtattctggtcactaggcgccaggaatggcacaaaacattgaggcattatcttacatgacattaccttaacgctgtatgaagtcatgaagtcagccatggcatgtccaacatgatagaatgaaaaaaaaggctctcctcccattccgtgtggaagtggtaagtttataagaaataaattctagactaactggttagctcgttaGCCTGTTcgctcgctagctagcggctgtttcgagtccctgcagcataataTTTGAGTAATGTCTTGTAAACAAagagtaataggagtggaaaggtgacgataggggtgttatttcatgtctgcagggctctaatcatgttagaaATCGTATTTAGAgagtcataaagaggttttctgtgctctaagtatggaaatattccatttattcacaTTGAATCCTGCTGTATACCGTGGAAATTCCTttattgtggtcgggtctggaagcaattaaccgtgatCAAAAAGTATTCTCGTCACAttacttccccccccccccaaacctaatttaggaaaaattacaactttgttcgttgttttgtttgtttttcatagtattacacattttaaataacataatgctactaaaatgatcatttttcctcacaatattatgaccttattctggtaaatttatgatttttgtttctcattacattacaattgatttcttttaatatttttgactttattcttggaaaacaCTGCAGATTTGTCCAttgttgctgtattttttttttaaagttatcataactatatttttagaataagctgtgggtcgcactttgggcacccctggatTAGAGATACATTTACTTTGCTCATACTTAAAGTAACACTGAGAAGTAAGTGCTATAATCGCCAAACGGTGTAAAGCTCACAGAACACAGAAcacctggctggtccaccaatatcATCGACTGTTAAAGTATGTGACGATAGCTGGGCGGATGCATACACGGATAAACAGGTCATTTATTTACAAGTAAATCAACCAACCGGAAGGAATAATTGCGGGCGTTGCTCATTTTATTTGCAAGCACTTCATGCAACCCGTGATGTTAGCATCACTCCTGATCCACCAATATTATGGACCACTCAACACGACTCATACTTAAAGCAACAGTAGAGAACTATTCCCGTTTTGCTCACACTTAAAGCAACAATAggaggtacaggtacaggtagtTGTGTGTTTTGGTCATTGCACACAAGCGTAATCTCGAATAACGCAGGacgtgtcctggctggtccacaaAAGCAAGTGAcgacagatagatagatgctCATTTTCGTCAAGCTTAAAAAGTGTGGGATGCagggtcaccatggcaacaagagAGATGCCCTTTTGTATTATGAGTTGTTGTTAGTTTAAGGTGGCATTATCACATATTGCTGCTTTAAGTCCTCAATATCTGTCTTGTAAAGTGGTTAATATGattatgtttatgttcattgTCAACGTTCTGCATGGTTATCCTCATCAGATGAGCAAATGTCACCTGGCTCTTTTCCACCGAGGCgttgtgtttgtcacacatGGGGCTGATCTCCATGCCCCGCTCCCTCTCTCGGTCGCCCTGGCTGAAGAACTCCTCCATGATGCGGTCGGTCCACTGCCTGTAGAGCTGCAGGGGCTTTGTGGGGTTGCTCAGGTCTGCACAGTGCACCATGTTCTGCAGAACCTacgagcaaaaaaaacaaacaaaaaacgtatttttccAGTGGAGCTTTTGAATGGATTTGGAGCACACAAGcaccagcaaaatgtaaaagtgtCTCGTGTAAATAAAAGCAGACCTGTATCCTGTCAGAATAGTTATCCAGCAGCAAGACTCCCGAGCTGGTCACCTTTTTGGTTTCCACCATCGTTTTTAGATCAGCCAGTAGGTTCATGTGCTTGGACATGTCAGTAGCCAACACCTGAAACGACAACAAACAAGTTACGATACAAGAGCATTCAAACAGCGTCTCACTTTGAAGAATATTACTGATGctacacttctttttacacttgtatgacagttaggaATGTGAAAATGCTACTTAGAGACGCTGCCGGTACAGTtctaaatgttaaatgtcacttaaaaacaCTGCCTGTACGGGAAAGAATGCTCAAATGCTACTTTACAAACGCTGCTTGTTTACTTACAATACTATGATGACGACAGTTTGACTCCGGAACAGACTACTTCTATTtccattacagtggaacctcagtgaGCGTCCGACCCACTTTTTCAGTTAATGTCTGAAACTTACGGCACAATTTTGCGTACATTTTACGGTTAGCGTCATCTTCTCAAGACaccgtgtgagtccaactgtgttcttaatgtgtttttaatgagGAAATGTCCTGGTCAGCATCCTATTAGCTCGTCAACACATGGCAACGGGAAGAGGAAGTCAGCTGTGTTGCCGGTCTACCATGTCGTCAGCGGTTGTCTCTCAAGAAggttaacacaaaaaacacttttatagttttgcaattatagctttacatgcatgaaacaactctaattgcatataaatgaggaatgaaggggataaataataataataataataataataataataatacatttagttTAGAAGCGCTTTTGTAAAAACTCAAAGGCACTTTACAATAGAGCAAGCACTGCAATCAATACCACAAAACAGAAGCATACAAGACATACACAGTTCAAATGAGAATAACTAAGCAAAAAATGGCATTAAACATTAGAAGCAAGTGTGAAGAGATGGGTTTAAACATGAGATTTAAAGGTGGACCGGTCAGTGCAATTACAAAAGCGTGCAGTGAGGGAGTTCCAGAGGGAGGGGGTAGCGCGACTAGAGGCTCTGTCGCCCCAGGTACGGTGCATGACCATTGAGGGTGGGGATGGGAGGTTGGCGTCAGAGGATGCTCTTGCAGTAATCAAGCCTGGTGGAAGTAGAAAGGGAGAGGGACGGGCGAAGACGGGcgatgctttttgttttttttaggtgaaAAAAGGCCGTTCGGGTCATCTGGCTGATGTGGTGTTCAAAGGAGAGGGTGCTGTCAAGGAAAAGGCCAAGATTTCGGACGTGAggtgagggagagagtgaggTGCAGTCGATGAGATGAGAAAAGTTGTTGGCTGTATTTGTGAGAGGTTTTGGACCAACACTGTTTTGGACAGTGAAACTAAGACCAAGATGCTACCGAGGGGAAGCAAATAcaggatgaagaggagggggCCAAGCATCAATCCCTGGGGGACTCCTTGGGACAGGggggcagaggaggaggagcagcagttgaTGTGTATGAATTGATGACGGTCATGATTGACGTACGGTGGctgagtagttagcatgttggccacacagtcaggaaatcgggaagaccggggttcgaatctcttgcgtgttctccccgtgcgtgcgtgggttttctccgggtactccggtttcctcccacattccaaaaacatgcatgctaggttcattggcgactctaaattgtgaatggatgtttgtctatatgtgccctggcgaccagtccagggtgtaccccacctcttgcctgggataggctccagcatagcccagtgaccctaatgaggttcAGGATAAGCATGGATGATTGAATCCAGGTGAGTGCAGTTCCAGTAATGTTGAGGGTGGATGAAaggcatgaacatttaaggttaagtttaccttcactgaaaagacacgatgtggcaacacggacaccaccttcctgttttgccatgggtaatttcttgaattaaaaaagagtgtttctcacctttttttttattttcaatgaaatgctggcacttgcaacttcctttggctccattttgggttactgaggtgagaaccACTATTGTATTCAAGagataactcatggcaaaacaggaaggtggtgtccatattgatctcgctgccacattgtgtctttgggaacagttacGTCAAGAATTACGTCGTCAATGAAGgttaaagtaacattaaatgttcCTTCATCCCTttctttcatcatttttatgtatttcaaacttttatgcaaaacaataattacatgtttttatagtataGTTTACAGGCTTTCTGGAGAACTAATTGGActaacattatttcttatgggaaaaattgatttggttagcgtcagATCTTCTGGAACgtattaatgatgctaaccaaggttccactgtatttcctaTTGCAGGTCAACTAGCAACGTGAACATGATGATTTGACTTTATCAGAGTACAATAGATGGCGTTTAGGGCTACAAAGCAACACATTTAGGTTTTGTAATAGCAGAGGGAAGTCATCTTCTGAGGAAAACAGTTTTACGTATACTGTAGCTGTGTTTTCaagtgttgttttattttatgttcacTTATTGTAGATTTATAAAGAAACTGGTAAATATAAGACATCTCATTCAATATTTTATATAGTTTAATTACCGAAGCAAACCTTAGAATTGAAACGTGACAATTCAAGcttaacttttttattttttcttatgtcAAACTCACAATGTCGATGACCATCTTTCGCAGGGATTGTCGTTGTTTTTTGGTCAGGTTTTGGAAGATGTCGCAGTTCTCCTCCTGTAGGAGCTTGAAGCCCACGGCCAGGTGGTGGTTCTCCAGCACAGATGCGTCGTTGTACATCAGCGCCAGTTCAGAATCTTAAAAGCAAGACACGACTGTCAGCATGACAGCTCGATTTTCAACCGCGAAAAGAACGCAGCGTTAATTAgaagcaggcaataattggaCAGGAATTACAAAATGTATGAACTCATCATATATAACAActcattttttttaccttaataatgatttggagtgcatgaaaaagtggaaggGACAACGTAGCTTTTTTGGagcacatggtcatttattaacaacacagcagcaacagaaccaatgttgtaaaagAGGTAAGGATCAAACTGCTGAGCCACCATTTATACCGCTGATGACTTCACTGTCAACAAACAGTACGGCAAATGTAACGTACATGGCTTTCACACAGCTGAGTAGCTATATGAAcactttaaagcgcatgcagaggcagACAAAACACCACTCACGGTACTTCAAATCCATCTACTGCTATCTTGTGAAATTAGCGAAAAAAGACATCAGGagtttgcctacagccacagcagtTACTGATAATGGTCTCGGAGACTCTgttggttatttgcttttgttgacCACGCAACCGACGACTATAGTAGACTCTGTTGTTAATTGAATAGTCATTCATTGGAACATTTTCAGTATTTATACCATATATGTACATATTGGGCACAGCTAACAAAACATCaatgtcctggctggtccactgaTATTATAGACCACTACAATAGCTGatactgtagaccaggggtgtccaaagtacggcccgtgactgttttttattggcccgcagcacattgtaaaaatattttaaaaatatagaaatcaacaacaataaaaaaaataaataaagtcaaaaatagtaagagaaaaagttgtactctaatgagaaaagttgtaattttacaatattatgaagaaaaatgtcattttagtagagtaaagttgaaatatttaatatttgtaatattatgagaagcaaaaaaataaagaatgaagttgtaagtttgggaaattaggttggagatAAATTAAATACTTAATATACTATactaataacataatattacgggaataaagtcaaatattacaagaagaaagttgaaatatttggaaacagcagaaatggtaaGAACAGCCGAAATGTGAgaatatgagaatgaagtcaaaatattaggggagaaaaaagtattaataataaaaaaaatctctattttatgagaataaactcataatattatgagtcattttagcagagttgaaatattaaagaaaaaacactttttttaaaaaagacgtcatattatgagaaacaaaacaagctaTAATTTTTGGAAGATTAGGTCGGGGGAAAGTTATCATTATAAAgtcaagtaaaaatattatgggaaaaacgtcataattacgagaagaaaatcaaaagttgaaatagtttggaaaatttaaaaaaacagcacaaatggtaaaaacagctaaaattttaccagcataaagtcaaaatattaagagcaaaaagtcGGAatcgaatgagaaaaaaagtcgcaattttacaagaataaactaatattattgggaaaaatgtcatcttAGTAGCGTTTTACCTGttgctgagatgcagtttttttcttcttagcaGGTCTGCATGTGCAAGTGCCCCTTGcatactttgattttttttttttttttttactatgtggccctcggcggGAAAAAGCTTGCAGTAGACGCTTTGGTGAATCTGAAGGAGCATACCATCAACACTGCTGTTACTTTAAGGCTGAAAGACTACACAGGGTTGCTTTGCACAAGATTGTTTGTGCTGCATTCCTTCAAGTTTGCGACCAAACCAACTTGTCCTATACGTGTTTGGCTTCCCAGAAAAGCTGTAAGCTCACACGGCTAATGATGTTGTGTTGCACTTAAAAAGCACCATTGATGACGTCTGCCGCCTTGAAAGCACGCGGCCCGAGACACGTGTGTGCTCATGCTCACATGTGCTCCGACACGTGGGGCATGACATATACGCATGTAGTATACAGCTGGCATGTTTTTACGTATAATTTCCCACTGCACCAACTCAGGAAACTGCTTTCTGACAGCTCGGTATCTGGGTTTCCCCCCCGTCCCACCAAAAATGATGCTGATATGAATATTGCACAATTATGAGTAACAATAAACAAGAGTATACCTCACGTGGACACCATTATGTCGGGCCCCAGGGCGACTCAACTGTGTGCAACTTCCTGTCTACAGTTTTTGATACATTGATTCTTTTTACCATGGAGGTTCGCATATTTTAGTACGTTTTTGTCAGCCAATGAAAACTGTtgaattgaaataaatacaaaaaataattgaaatatataaaaatatagaaatacagtttatatattttctattgcaaaaataatgtatatatatatttatataaatgtgTCATAATTGTTACAgtgatatttttgtaataagTAAAGGTCTAATGCTATAAAAAATGTATCaagtcaaataaatacattaatactataatattatatgaatatattcatatttctgCTCTGTTTGGAGTAATTTAGGGTGTCAGTGCCtagtaatttaatttaataaagtaATTTAATAAAGCTGCTGTTTGGCTTTTTGTCTCACAAATAAATGTGCTtcacaaattctgcctagcaacaagtggtcgCACGAGGTAAGTCAATTTCTATCATTACACCCACATATAATTCAataaagaacttttttttaatgttcctgTAACTTAGTGTGTCACTAATAACATATATGAATATGAAAATTATGTCAATAAAATGGAATAGAGACATAATTTTCCCTTATTCTAAAAGTAATgagtaaataaattaatgtgTCACATAACTGCGATTTTTCTGGGTAATAATATAAAAGAGTTTGGCTAGATCCCACGCCTCTGGGAACAACTACACAaacaacgacaacaacaacaacaaatacgtAAATAAAATACCATAACTCCATAAATACTTAAAAATGTTTACTAAACTattattttttctgtaaaataAAAGTGTGTCATAATTGCTACGCATAATCACCTTTTTAGAGTACTTTAGTGTGTCAACGTCTGATAATTTGTCACTCAACTTTGGCTCACAAAACCAATTCTGCTTAGCAACAACTGAGGAGGCGCTTTGGTGACGGGAGGCAAGGAAAACAAAAACGAAAGAAGAAAgggataaaataaaaatacaaatataagatcTGAATAATCTGGACTGCTGCGTCCAAAATATTCTATCAGCTGGGGAGAATTTCGAATAGGAATTAGATTGTATTTGAAGCTAAAATGCAACCAAATGTCATAAGATTCTGCGGCTCCAATGGAAttgaatatatacatatattcatGCATGAATGTGAAAaaggttagtgtgtgtgtgtgtgtgtgtgtgtgtgacacggCTGAGGTAGCTGCTAAAATGGTGCCGCATTTAGACTCACTGGTGTTGATGAGGAACTGGTTGGACACTCCCGGGTGGTCCACGTCGTGAATGGCGCTGGCGAAGATGGCCGCCAAGATTTCCAGGTCCGTGAACACGGCCTACAAGCGAGGAGGgagagagtaaaaaaaaaaaaaaaaaaagtccgggGTTAAAAATATCCCCCTACAAGGTATTGATTGTAGTGAGCAGAGGGTTGATTGAGGCTTATTGTGGCGGCTCACCTCGAGTGCAGGGGTGGATAGCAGCACATGGGTGGACTGGGTGACGTCAGCAgcgtggatgttgttgtggtacGCCACATCGCCGTGGTAATGGTCCTCTAAGGTCATCAGGTAGGTGATAAAGGTGTCCAGTGGAATTTTAAACGTTTTTAACAAGTCTCGCTCCTGGAACGAACATCAGAGGAGCGTTAAAATCCAAACAAGACGAAGGTTTGTTGCGTTGTGTTTGAGCCGATACCTACTTGGAATATGGTGTACATCATGACTGTCAGCGGCCGATTCCCAGAGAATTCTGAGATTTTAAAAACGTTAAGGCCCCATTTGTTCACGTGTTCCAGCTCCTGGCGAAGCAATGAGAGGAATATTTAGGGGGACAGCAATTGGCAAGACGTCGCTAGACTGAGTCATCTGTGAGTGCTTTGAGATGGGGGAGGcacctgctgctcgttgagaagagcggtGCGTATCTTTATGTCTCCCgataacacaagaaaaaaagtatttcgATTTTTCGCaagtcactttttttggaaAGAGGGGTCTGAATCctcgctaaatatagtgacAAACTCGCTAAGTGGGCAACCCTGATCTCTTCTTATTTTCTCGTAGACCAGGTGCatgtgaggtgtgttaagaagcagactTATGATGCATatcgccacctactgtacggagttgtgcAGACAggcttcacagacagtcccattataatgtgcttCTGAGCAAGGGAGAACAACGAGCggcacatttatttgtggcggatCGCATGGGAAGCGCTGTAAAGTCCTCATCAGTGTGACGTTGGAGCGTACCTTCGCCAGCTCGTCCTCCGTCTCCGTCTTGACGCCAAAGCGAGGGATGTTGGAGTTGGTGAGGCTGGACGAGTGCTGCAGCTTCTTCACACCGCTGATCTGAGACATGGGcttgttcttcttctccttgtCCTTCTGCGTCTGAGGTGATGGCATCTCTACTTCATGCTGCTTGTCTGAAACACCACaggaaaaacataaataaatcatatatattttttaatggttctccaaaatgaaaggaaaataatgtcatacaaTTGTGATAATGAAGCaataattacgagaataaacgtcCACAGACGTAAATGTCATCAGAAAAAGGTCACAATAGTACGAGAAAagagttttaagccataaaaacagccacaaggtggcagaagtgcaattgataagagctcggcatagatcatttgcatgtaaaaacacactcggcagcaaggaggaagtggacgaACGTGGaagagtgtagtgtgcagaaggttacgcattgtagggacactttgacgcatgcacacacacacacacacacacagagtttagttccaaatgttgtaaatatttcatggtgttatatctgtaaataaattgttattttgttttttttggtgttgtttatgttgtggtatagctgtttagatatttgagctgtcacaaaaccaaatcatttgtgtcaaagtgaaagttatacttgaaatgtatcttttcacaaaaagctggttttctctctgttttagtcgggaactgatattttcctgaaacttacctatgttctacagctgattactaaagaacaaacTTAAGGTAGAAGCaaacgggagtctaatctttcttttggtaggttccatgtttacatagccatagaacacaatattctgtgtgccttgaaaaatccgtcaaaatcttctaaaatggcccgtactgaaggggttgtcttttgaaaaatggctgaaagACTTAAGAGAATAATCGGCATTTAGTTTTTCTAAAAAGTTGCAACATTGAAAGACCAAAAGGCTTAactcaggggtgcccattacggtaCCCATAGATCGCcatggtagtttgggtcgatcgcgtaaacgttactttgtagatgtcatacgacattagtcagctgacattaagctcccctcctgattcgctcttgctcccccttggcgtttcaagctacgcatggaaatgcaactttcatctttattattctgattatggataaaGTAACTCAGCGGCAGCTAGTTAtctagaaaaaaaagtattggcaaactccactacagaaaccagtgttttctacacgtttgcttcttaaactattatttcacggTGAAATGGacaatgtgcccattgctgaaacctttttcaTTTGTTGCCTTGACTTAGGCTGCATTGTCATAATCATTTgtaattcttgtatatcggtaatgtttgatagcaaatgctaattaGATGCattacatgaactgtgtgtcctaatgaacgttacgtagctattttgacatcTTTTGACATATTAGCAGTACTCAGGTATCTATTGAGCAATtctgtgtaattatctttattgccatattgaatataattaggatatcaactactttgattacctgtcaactttgaaaatgtgaatgtgaaatactaatcattaatatgtacaatagtatttcaaagtttaccggttagatttgatATGTTTtctagaaagaggtagatcattttgactatacatttacaatatacgtactcatatttttttgttaataaacattgtaaatatatatattttatatatttatagtaggagctagatctttgggacttgttCGTTTTAAAAGTAGGtctcaggctgaaaaagtgtgagcaccactGGT
Encoded proteins:
- the pde4d gene encoding cAMP-specific 3',5'-cyclic phosphodiesterase 4D isoform X5, whose translation is MCWVCVWRASGCAGRENMSIILKPRSRSTSSLKNTEGICFDVDNGTSSGRSPLDPMASPGSGLILQANFVHSQRRESFLYRSDSDYDLSPKSMSRNSSIASDIHGDDMIVTPFAQVLASLRTVRNNFGALTNLQQDRASNNKRSPMCNPPPITKTTFTEEAYQKLATETLEELDWCLDQLETLQTRHSVSEMASNKFKRMLNRELTHLSEMSRSGNQVSEFISSTFLDKQHEVEMPSPQTQKDKEKKNKPMSQISGVKKLQHSSSLTNSNIPRFGVKTETEDELAKELEHVNKWGLNVFKISEFSGNRPLTVMMYTIFQERDLLKTFKIPLDTFITYLMTLEDHYHGDVAYHNNIHAADVTQSTHVLLSTPALEAVFTDLEILAAIFASAIHDVDHPGVSNQFLINTNSELALMYNDASVLENHHLAVGFKLLQEENCDIFQNLTKKQRQSLRKMVIDIVLATDMSKHMNLLADLKTMVETKKVTSSGVLLLDNYSDRIQVLQNMVHCADLSNPTKPLQLYRQWTDRIMEEFFSQGDRERERGMEISPMCDKHNASVEKSQVGFIDYIVHPLWETWADLVHPDAQDILDMLEDNREWYQSTIPQSPSPALEEPEDGSRHPVGDKFQFELTLEEDGESDTEKDSGSQPEEEEEEEEEEEEEEEENSCTDSKTLCTQDSESTEIPLDEQVAEEEEVAEEGDTSYSQTCVVEEEEEVAEEEEEEEKSPDT